The following coding sequences are from one Lolium rigidum isolate FL_2022 chromosome 6, APGP_CSIRO_Lrig_0.1, whole genome shotgun sequence window:
- the LOC124666149 gene encoding uncharacterized protein LOC124666149, translated as MAGQVSKEEAGTVLMQAMLAAKNLRPQRDRLMQLRRRLQQLSPGEDDKAAVQELATNLFKVYYIGIEAGARSIATCLELAAENGARLALNPSFAVMPDQHLYSALLTQRLPARPTTQKEAFARVEATFYAVKLAQEHYLPRCIEHLVGDRPPLPAQAAVSGSVDLDKARTCLNHACTLVSLAVKHIDLAVVVISRFVNPEEVASLSDFTDKFAYISEDGPYPASD; from the exons ATGGCTGGACAGGTGAGCAAGGAGGAGGCCGGGACCGTCCTCATGCAGGCCATGCTCGCCGCCAAGAACCTCCGGCCCCAGCGCGACCGACTCatgcagctccggcgccgcctgcAGCAGCTGAGCCCCGGCGAAGACGACAAGGCCGCGGTCCAGGAGCTCGCCACCAACCTCTTCAAGGTCTACTACATCGGCATCGAGGCCGGCGCGCGCTCCATCGCCACCTGCCTCGAGCTGGCGGCCGAGAACGGCGCCCGCCTCGCCCTCAACCCCTCCTTCGCCGTCATGCCCGACCAACACCTCTACAGCGCGCTCCTCACGCAGCGGCTCCCCGCGCGCCCCACCACCCAGAAGGAGGCCTTCGCCCGCGTCGAGGCCACATTCTACGCCGTGAAGCTGGCCCAGGAGCACTACCTCCCGCGCTGCATCGAGCACCTCGTCGGCGACCGCCCgcccctc CCCGCTCAGGCGGCGGTCAGCGGCAGCGTGGACCTGGACAAGGCGCGCACCTGCCTCAACCACGCGTGCACCCTCGTCAGCCTCGCCGTCAAGCACATcgacctcgccgtcgtcgtcatcTCCAGGTTCGTCAACCCTGAGGAGGTTGCCAGCCTCTCCGACTTCACCGACAAATTCGCCTACATCTCCGAG GACGGACCCTATCCAGCATCAGACTGA